One region of Myxococcus stipitatus genomic DNA includes:
- a CDS encoding DciA family protein: MARSEPKSLQSLLPRVLVRLAGESGRGHALAPVWEAVVGPHIARHATPRALEGGTLVVAVLGEEWARTLEAESASLCARLNEQLGAGTVRALAFRLEGR; the protein is encoded by the coding sequence GGCCCGAAGCGAGCCCAAGTCCCTCCAAAGCCTCCTTCCCCGTGTCCTCGTCAGGCTGGCCGGTGAATCGGGGCGTGGCCACGCCCTCGCACCTGTCTGGGAAGCCGTGGTGGGCCCCCACATCGCCCGCCATGCGACGCCACGTGCCCTGGAGGGCGGGACGCTGGTCGTGGCGGTGCTCGGCGAGGAGTGGGCCCGGACGCTGGAGGCCGAGTCGGCCTCGCTGTGCGCCCGACTCAACGAGCAGCTGGGGGCCGGCACGGTGAGGGCCCTGGCCTTCCGGCTGGAGGGGCGATGA
- a CDS encoding CAP domain-containing protein, producing the protein MILALALAALLAGAPPAAQPARPPAPPPKPVVLTPSEAMEHKAAEHVVREFERVGRRAPTKDGPLDAAARRLAREALAGTITGAPDLFTLTEAISDAEAADPAPRALVIRAWAHAHALESLQARTDLNTERASHFGVGVALQDKRAALVLLLSDRKAELRPFPRVMPGERAVQTLCGTLSPPLGRPEIYVTRPDGEVVSVPLTRRGTAGADFCSRLDFMGAGTYTVEVVAHGDAGPEVTSLFLTQIGEVRRRGERESSIEPTTLEDARQLLYERINALRRAHGLAELTPDPVLERVALAYSQRMSTEGFFAHVAPDGSTLTRRLPPGTRYGRAGENLGQAAGPLAAHFGIEHSPGHRRNLLDPGFRFVGLGVTFQQVGGRNEAIVTEVFTASSPAAADPENPRQDAYDSLARWRTAKKLPPLARSAALEALAQAHARRALELDQPAAQPGESPLHERVFQVLPDAGTAAVDFFVVSDPSTLPESRSVTDATNNRVGVGVVRGDSRRFGAKQYWVAVIYAAVH; encoded by the coding sequence ATGATCCTCGCGCTCGCGCTCGCCGCGCTCCTGGCGGGGGCGCCTCCCGCCGCGCAGCCCGCGCGTCCCCCGGCGCCCCCTCCGAAGCCCGTGGTCCTGACGCCGTCGGAGGCCATGGAGCACAAGGCCGCCGAGCACGTGGTGCGCGAATTCGAGCGCGTCGGCCGCAGGGCGCCGACGAAGGACGGGCCGTTGGACGCGGCGGCGCGGAGGCTGGCCCGGGAGGCCCTCGCCGGCACCATCACCGGAGCGCCGGACCTGTTCACGCTCACGGAGGCCATCAGCGACGCGGAGGCCGCGGACCCCGCGCCCCGGGCGCTCGTCATCCGCGCCTGGGCCCACGCGCACGCGCTGGAGTCGCTCCAGGCGCGCACCGACCTCAACACGGAGCGCGCCTCCCACTTCGGCGTGGGCGTGGCCCTCCAGGACAAGCGCGCGGCGCTGGTGCTGCTGCTGTCGGACCGCAAGGCGGAGCTGAGGCCGTTCCCGCGCGTCATGCCGGGGGAGCGCGCCGTCCAGACGCTCTGCGGCACCCTGTCGCCGCCGCTGGGTCGCCCGGAGATCTACGTCACCCGCCCGGATGGCGAGGTCGTCAGCGTGCCGCTCACCCGCCGGGGCACTGCGGGCGCGGACTTCTGCTCGCGGCTCGACTTCATGGGGGCCGGGACGTACACCGTGGAGGTGGTGGCGCACGGCGACGCGGGGCCGGAGGTCACCTCGCTGTTCCTCACCCAGATTGGCGAGGTCCGCCGGCGCGGCGAACGCGAGAGCAGCATCGAACCCACCACGCTCGAGGACGCGCGCCAGCTGCTCTACGAGCGCATCAATGCCTTGCGGCGCGCGCACGGCCTGGCGGAGCTGACCCCCGACCCCGTCCTGGAGCGGGTGGCCCTGGCCTACAGCCAGCGGATGTCGACGGAGGGCTTCTTCGCGCATGTCGCGCCGGATGGCTCCACGCTGACGCGCCGGCTCCCCCCCGGCACGCGCTACGGGCGGGCTGGCGAGAACCTGGGACAGGCCGCGGGGCCGCTGGCCGCGCACTTCGGCATCGAGCACAGCCCCGGCCACCGCCGCAACCTGCTGGACCCGGGCTTCCGGTTCGTGGGGCTCGGCGTGACGTTCCAGCAGGTGGGCGGACGCAACGAGGCCATCGTCACCGAGGTCTTCACCGCGTCCTCGCCCGCGGCGGCGGACCCGGAGAACCCCCGACAGGACGCCTACGACTCACTGGCCCGCTGGCGCACGGCGAAGAAGCTGCCGCCCCTGGCGCGCAGCGCGGCCCTCGAGGCGCTCGCCCAGGCCCACGCGCGACGGGCGCTGGAGCTGGACCAGCCCGCGGCCCAGCCGGGCGAATCTCCCCTGCACGAGCGGGTGTTCCAGGTGCTGCCCGACGCGGGCACGGCCGCGGTGGACTTCTTCGTGGTGTCGGATCCGTCGACCCTGCCCGAGTCCCGCAGCGTCACCGACGCCACCAACAACCGCGTGGGCGTGGGCGTGGTGCGGGGCGACTCGAGGCGATTCGGCGCGAAGCAGTACTGGGTGGCGGTCATCTACGCCGCCGTGCACTGA